The Liolophura sinensis isolate JHLJ2023 chromosome 8, CUHK_Ljap_v2, whole genome shotgun sequence sequence TGCGTCATTACAACAGTACCCAAGAAACTCCAGCGCAAGACTTACTCCGTTCTTTATTACAAGAGTATCACAAGAGGCACTAATTCTACATTGGCATCGTACTTCATTACAACAGTACCACATATATCAACGACTCGATACTTCAATACAAAAGCACCTCGGAATTAAGGAATGGCTACATGGGTACTCCATTACAGTAATAACAAGTTACAAACTTAATGCATGCATCAGTGCCGTTCATGGCAACGGTAAATCTGGCAGAGAAGCCAAAATATATGACTAGAAATACAACTGCAAGACGCCGTTGTCGGGATTAAATAGGATTacatagctgtacatgtacatattgtagcTTATATCATATACACAATACAACATGAGCAACAAATATTAGCTTCCTCAGTGAAAGCACGATATGAGGCTTTAGGAGTTAATAGATGTTGCATCACTTGCGCGACGCCTAGCTTTGTGGCACAACGTCATAGTTGATGGCGTGGTATGGTCTGGTGTGACGTCAGTTTGTTTCTTTACTATAATACAATCTTGTTGATATTAAAATCAGTGGGTATTAATGCATTAGATATTTGGAATACTTCAGGACAAAACCTATCCATTTCTATGTTTTGAAATCATACCTCTAAACTATTAAGTAAGCTATGTCTACACCTCACAGAATCCGTTCTTCAAACATTAAATGACATATCTATTCAGAGTTAacccatatatattttttcttacgTTAACTCTGTATGCATTGCCATTTATACTCAAAAAAGAATTTCCCTGCATACACTCCATATAAACTTGCTTTTGATCATGCGAAAACGTTGACAGATTACcatttttttatctgaactCGGTTCACTGGATATGCATAGTTccagtttcattttatttcactttatctGTACAGTTGAACTTAGTGCATGTAGCCAAACTTCATTTATCACTGCAGGGAAGTCATTGTTTAGTCAAAACTCCGTATCTGATATTGGTGGGAAATATAATAACTGTACAATACACAGATCTATTACAGGGCGAGGCATAAAGAGTGCAAAGTAATATACTGAGACAGAAATAGACATTTGTTATTCAAACGGAAATATTAACTGAACCGCATGCTTCACTGTCATATTGCACATCGTTTCCCCCGACACAAACTACGTTCTGTCCAAATGTTGAAAATAGGAATAAGGGATGTTTAAATGAAGTGAAGAATGGAAGGTCGACGCACTGGTGAAAACGGACGACTCACACAGTACATTTGACGGATGTATAAATAACTAGACCTAAATATGCTGAATATCTGCTCATGATCTGGACTGAATTGAATTAAGTTCTTTAAGAGCAACAAACTGGTCAAACATGTGGAACGAGTTCATCTTGGTAGACTTGAGTGAGATAGACAGACCAACTTTAAATTAAAAGGTAACACAGTACGAGAGAGGTGAATTGGTTGAATGGTTCAGACAGTCAGTCCAGGCACATGCGCAAATGGTTATGGCACTCTGAATTCAAAGTGCACTAGAAGATATTGTCCATCCTATAGAGATTAAAAGGCGCAGAAGGAATTTAGTAGAGTAAAAATTAATGTCTGTGCgcttcataaaataaatttatattagaTTAAGATAATGATAAACACAACTGCATCTGTAACGAAAATGGTCGTGCATGAAACATTGATGATGCTCTACAGTGCTGAACAGCGCATAAGGCAAGCAAGGTACAGTTGATCAAATCCCAGGATATGGGAAATCATAGGGGCAGTGATTGTGTGGTCGGGTTATCACCAACACTCATGGGTTATCACTAGTAGGCCGGAGCAGTAGTTGTGAGAGTGGGTTATCACGAAAAGACTGGAGCAGTAGACGTGTTATCTCTAATGGATGGGATCGGCAGTTGTGTGAGTGGGTTATCACTTGTGGACGGGATCAGCAGCTGTGTGAGTGGGTTATCACTTGTGGACCGGAACAGCAGCTGTGTGAGTGGGCTATTACTAGTGGACCGGATCAGAAGCTGTGTGAGTGGGTTATCACTTGTGGACCGGAACAGCAGCTGTGTGAGTGAGCTATTACTAGTGGACCGGATCAGAAGCTGTGTGAGTGGGTTATCACTTGTGGACCGGAACAGCAGCTGTGTGAGTGGGTTATCACTTGTGGACCGGAACAGCAGCTGTGTGAGTGGGCTATTACTAGTGGACCGGATCAGAAGCTGTGTGAGTGGGTTATCACTTGTGGACCGGAACAGCAGCTGTGTGAGTGGGTTATCACTTGTGGACCGGAACAGCAGCTGTGTGAGTGGGTTATCACTTGTGGACCGGAACAGCAGCTGTGTGAGTGGACTATCACTAGTGGACCGGATCAGAAGCTGTGTGAGTGGGTTATCACTTGTGGGCCGGAACAGCAGCTGTGTGAGTTGGTTATCGCTGGTGGACCGGAGCAACAGTTGTGTGAGTTGGTTATCACTTGTGGACCAGATCAACAGTTGTGTGAGTGGGTTATCACTAGTGGACCGGATCAGCAGTTGTGTGAGTGGGTTATCACTAGTGGACCGGATCAGCAGTTGTGTGAGTGGGTTATCACTGGTGGACCGGAGCAACAGTTGTGTGAGTGGGTTATCACCAGTAGTTAGTTACTGGTTAGTTAGTTATCGTCAATAGGCAATTGGATTTGACCCACATACCGACAAATTAACACATTTGGAGTGGGGAATTGGGGCAGTGTGATCGACATAGAATAAGACATcaactgagataaatatttcacacatatgacactgtttttactgaaataaaaattgttttgtcGTCTTTTCTTTCCATGACGCGATGACTAAGAGGCATTTAATTTCGAGTACGTCTACATAATTGTGGGCCTATTGATCTGTGTTGCTACGATCACGTGACATTAAATATAAATAGCTCTCAAGCTCGAGCGTAGGGTAAGCTGATTCGTCACCAAATCATTCCGCTAGAATGATTGTCATTAATCGGTCCAAATTACAACAATAGATATTTCAGCTTAAAACAATGCATAGGAACAATGCgaatacaaaaatacaattaCGACGACAACCGGAATATACACCAACACACTACACGAATACATGCATTGTATACCAACAATACAGTGGTTACATTTATATACTCACGTTAATTCATACAAAGCCTTACCACAACACGTTGTAGGCAAGTTCCAGTGTTATCTAAACAGTCTGCTAAATGGAATCTCCTGATTGCCCCGATACATCCAGTCATCTTGAACGTATACCTGGTGCAGGTTGGAGTTTTACTCCCGGCACTCTTATTTTCTCCTTAACGATACCTGGCCACCATATCAATCACCAATCAGTCACTCATTTAATCATTAATCTATTACCTTCTGTCCTCCTGAATATGTATATTCCAGATCAACCCACCATTGCCCATCGCCAGTTTTATTCTTTCAAAAGAATTTGACCCCTTTACCGTGAAAGTTTAACTGGTGTAATATACTCCAGTAGGACAGAGTGTCATGTATAGTGTCATGTGTAGTGTCATGTTCGGTGAGACGGCACCATAAATGGTGACCCCATTACAATCCTCCTCTTACAGGAGGAATCGATGGCGAAAACAATTTATCGTAATAATGAGTGGAATTTTCGCTTATTCATCGAAGATTAAATATATTGGATTGAGGAAACCGGAATACCAaaattaggatggaatcatatttagtcaggtacctgacatgCGCAGTCGACCCGTGCCCGAATGAAGAGTTGGCGGTGGTATAGGCCATTCCACCTTTATCAACAGAGTGGTAGTCTGTATTTGAAGAAACTTGTGAGTGtgctttttaattttaaattcaatAATGTTGACGGTAGCGCTTTGCGTCGATTTGCCTTGCCCGAGGTATATGTTAACTGGAAGGTTTACTCATTACCATCCAGATTATTAGGCCTCAGCATATACACCTAGACATATATCCTGTTGATAATAAGTAGTGACTGAATCTGGGTCACAATGAGGTTCAGATTTCATACTGTGACTTCTGACAAAGTAGTAACTGACCTAGATTGTGTAACCGGGTCATACAGAGCACGATATGATTTCACCAGTTGTGTAACGGTATTTCGTCTGcgcttttttattttatttttttcctattttatttttttgagacTCCACGCAGTCTGTTGTAGAGGAATAATTGAACTAGATTTACAGCAAACACTACAGCACGTCTAAATTGAGTTTGACACATTTCATGCCAGGGTTTATGTGTCCTATAATATTATGCCTGAGGAGTTTTGCAACACATTACCGGTGGACAAAGACCGTGGTATAATAATCTGCCATCATCGGTGCAATTGAGCCGAAAGATCATTATATACAGCTGTGGTTTAAGACAAAACGAGTTTAAAAAGGCTGAAAATGAGATACAGCTGAGAGGACTGGCCTGTTTGACACCGTCGCAGAGATCCCAGCTGATCGTCTGGCATCCTGCCAACAGGACGTCGATGGCGTGCTGATAGCGGGCAGCCGCTAGATTTAGTTACAGTTCTGACTATATAAATCTCCACGAGTAAATTTGTTCAAGGCTAGATTCACAGACAAGGAAGTCCGAGGCAGAGCAGCAAACGAGTTTGCCTATATATATAACCACTTCAGCATGGAATGTAAAAAGTTTAATGAGTATTTTTCTTGCCAAAGCTACCCCATGTCGACTTGAGCTGTAGCTGGCGGAAACTGGGCCTCGGTTCGTACAATACACAGCAGAGTAGCTCTATAAAAAGTGTTTTTGCTTGACATTCCAATGTTTTTCACGTCCGTCACCTTTTGTTTGTTATAAAATCTAGCGAGGATAAGCTGTGTATGACAGATGTAGTTTTGTAAATGCAAAGTGATAAGGTCAACCCAGGTTAAGCCAATTTCTTCGGTATTATCACCATCATGGATATGCAACGGAACTGTTGATAATTTACAAGATGAAATTCAGCCAGCAAACTGTTGATGAATTACAACATGAAATTCTGCCAGCAAACTGTTGATGAGTTACAACATGAAATTCAGCCAGCAAACCATCCGTCAATAAATCATGAATTCAACGCACACAGCAAACCGTTAGACCCTTGAATGAAAATGAGAAGCACGTAAGACAGACAAGCCGATATGAACTGAGTATTTGGCTAAAGGATTGATAAATGCCTATGGCATCGCCGATTTTCACAGGTGAATCATTGTTAgctataattattataaaatctTTTCGGAATACCAGCAATTGTGAAATGAATAGTGTGAAATTTCACATTCAGATAATTACGTTTCATGACTTTCAATTTTGAGCTCTTGTTTGGTCATTGTTTGTAAGACTTGTACAAGGCctacatatacctacatatgcatgtacttagACATCACAAGCAAAGGTGAGCATGCAGATACCACCAGCTAGACAACAGGAAACCTATCatcaaaacacacatttatcGCAGAAGGCTGCTCCGGCTGGAATAGAGCTTGTATTACGGCCAATCTATGTGTGGGACAGAGCGCTAACCGCATTGCTTCTGTGATCTCCTCACGAGAAACTTATTTTTAGCTGATATTCCCAGAGTaaaccaaatacatttttttcaaatcaagACGAATGTATCACGATATCAAGGCATCACTGGAAAGTCCAAAGTCCAACTGGAGTCCGCTTTTGTGCTATACTGATAAGGAATGGCCACGAACAAGCAGTGTACAGATGATGTCGAATGTTTCCATCGGGTGATCTGACATGCTGACGTGGTTAGATCATGCGCGGCCTGTCTGAGAATCACGTGTGCACGAACAGCTGGCTTCTCCATAAAGCTCAGGGGGATTTCAGGGTGATGGGGAAAGTGCCCCCTTCGTATCAACTCTAGGCCGCCCCTGTGACACGTCTAGGAATGCTGGTTCGATAGcgaaacatgaaaacaaccaTTTATACTTTCTCTGACATTTCGGTTTCTCTGacattgtatgtatatgggTGCTTGGGATTTTGcttcgtacttagcaattttcagtcatatgacgacgaggagtcattaggtgggTGTACATACCGACATTGCAGTTCATCTGACATTGCAGTTTCTGTGACACTGGTTTCAATGCCCGCTGTTATAATTATTGGGAAGCGCCTTGTGTTTAATCTCTTCACTTCAAAAGCATAACTTTTGGTTATTTACTTGAAATTCTTCAAACCTTTAGTCCagttaatattttgtgattgtATCTGTTTGTCAAACAGAGTAATTTGTTTGTGCCTACTACAACACGGATATGAAATATAAGCATAGAGTCATCAACAGACAGGGAATTGTatggacaaaaaaacaaatggaaaaacGGAGAAAATGTGACGTGTTTGTGCTAAATAGAAACTGCGGCAAAGTTCATGGCTGCGTTGAAAGGATTTCCGTGAATACGTATTTTCTCCCGCTGTCCCCACTGCATGTCTGTAGCTTCAGCATTAGCGTGGATGAacaatgtattatatatttatatgtaaaagatAAACTGGGAAACAGGCGCCTAAACAAAGGGAACTTGAACATGCCACAGGGCTTTCAAATACTAAACAATAcgaattattatttttactaGCGGTTCGTGTCGAGTGGATGTTACAGAATCATATGGGATGTCAACGCGTGGTTAAGTTCTCGTAAggggaaaaaaaccccaactTGTTCATATCAATCGGCACTTAGACACAACAAGGGTAAACTATGTGAAAAATGCCAGCAGAAACAACCTTGTAAAACCGCTGTTATGACGACTGGAGCGCCATATGCCATAGTAAACAATCGATCGCTTTGTGTCAAGTCGCTTCTGAGTGAGGTTGGATTTAGGTCCATGCTCCGAGATACACATCATACCATTTTAACCGCAGCCTCGTTTTTCCCCAACCGCAACTTGTCTCGGCTAATAGAGACGTCAGCCTGAgttttgtttacataaataCTGTCTCCTATTGACTTTGTTAAACCGCctctcttatatatatatatattatatattatatatatgtctgtgtgtgtgtgtgtgtgattaattgatttgattaattaattgtaatggtatatatatatatatatatatatatatatatatatatatatatatatatatatatatatataccattacAATTAATTAATTGTACATGTTTGGGTGTGTTTGTGGTAATTGTAATGGTAATGTCGAGTCGTGCAAAAGATGCTATTACCGGTTTATTATATCACCAATTTTCGACACTTTTTCAAAGAACCAgctaaaaagtaaaatatgcaGACAGTAAccaagcatgcatgcatgggAGAAGTTATAGACAGTTTGGAATGTCGTTGGATTAACATgaatcatttatttgtttacctgTTTCACTTAATAAACAACGGGGGACAGATTTATGGATATATAGGAAACATGCGTACAAGGAATAAGAAGCAGGCCTTAGGGTAGTTACTGACttactttcccacgtgtgacgcacTGAACTCAGTGCATACCATATGGGAGTAATGACGGTGTTTGCGTAATGACTGTGTTTTCAGCGTTAATTAGTAGATAaatacgactgtgttttcagtGTTGCCAAGAAGACAATTATGGCCGTGTTGGTTAGGAGATAATTATGGCCGTATTTTCAGTGTTGGTTAGGAGATAATTATGGCCGTTTTATCAATGTTGGTTAGGAGATAATTATGGACGTTTTCAGTGTTGGCTAGGAGATAATTATGGCCGTTTTCAGTGTTGGCTAGGAGATAATTATGGCCGTTTTTTCAGTGTTGGCTAGGAGATAATTATGGCCGTTTTCAGTGTTGGCTAGGAGATAATTATGGCCGTTTTTTCAGTGTTGGTTAGGAGATAATTGTGGACGTTTTCAGTGTTGGCTAGGAGATAATTATGGCCGTTTTCAGTGTTGGTTAGGAGATAATTATGGCCGTTTTCAGTGTTGGCTAGGAGATAATTATGGCCGTTTTCAGTGTTGGCTAGGAGATAATTATGGCCGTTTTCAGTGTTGGTTAGGAGATAATTATGGACGTTTTCAGTGTTGGCTAGGAGATAATTATGGACGTTTTCAGTGTTGGTTAGGAGATAATTATGGCCGTTTTCAGTGTTGGCTAGCAGTAAGTTTTAGCCGTGTCTTCAACGTTAGATTGGAGCTGATTACAGATGTGTTTTCAGAGATGGTCAGAAATTAATTATGGTTTTGTTATAAGTGTTGGCCAGAAATTAATTATGGCCATGTTTTCAGTGTTGGCTGGAAAATAattatttgctgttttttcattgttgtctAGGAGATAATTATGCCCGTGTTTATCGCCCATCTGAACACACCGAGACACGGGGAGTCACGGAGTATAAGAATGCACGATTTTATTTAGATGCGACAAAGGTTAGaagatatttattgattttctaGTTTGATTCTAAGTTGTATCATTGATAAAGAGCATGAAAATGACAGTTGCGTCAGTGGTTATTGTAGCTATAGTAAGAAACCAGGGTAATGGTGATAATGGAAATTAGGGAGTAATTTGATGGTAGTTGTGATAATCAGTGATAGCGAGAATGAAAA is a genomic window containing:
- the LOC135473644 gene encoding uncharacterized protein LOC135473644, which codes for MDGIGSCVSGLSLVDGISSCVSGLSLVDRNSSCVSGLLLVDRIRSCVSGLSLVDRNSSCVSELLLVDRIRSCVSGLSLVDRNSSCVSGLSLVDRNSSCVSGLLLVDRIRSCVSGLSLVDRNSSCVSGLSLVDRNSSCVSGLSLVDRNSSCVSGLSLVDRIRSCVSGLSLVGRNSSCVSWLSLVDRSNSCVSWLSLVDQINSCVSGLSLVDRISSCVSGLSLVDRISSCVSGLSLVDRSNSCVSGLSPVVSYWLVSYRQ